DNA from Agarilytica rhodophyticola:
ACTAAAGGACATACCCAATAGGCCTGAGTGCCTTTCTCACACGCGACTCTGATACGTTCAATAACATGAGCACGGCGACTTTGGCTCACTAGGGCTGTCTGTATTGGTTTACGGCCAGGCGGCAGTTCGTCAATAACAGAGTAATCCAGTTCTGAATATGCAGTCATAGCAAGCGTTCGTGGAATTGGAGTTGCCGTCATCACTAATTGGTGGGGGACTTCACCTAGGCGGCTTTTCTTGCGGAGACTTAATCGTTGGTCGACGCCAAAGCGGTGTTGCTCATCGATAATTGCAAGCCCCAGTTTAGCGAAGTCCACGTCTTCCTGAAACAGTGCGTGAGTGCCGACGATAATCTCTGCTTCTCCATCAGCAATGGTTTTAAGTGCATCCCGACGTTTTGCTGCTGTCAGCTTGCCAACGAGCCAGCAGATGCGCAGGCCAAGAGGCTCAAGCCATTGCTTAAAATTATTGAGGTGCTGTTCGGCAAGAATCTCGGTGGGTGCCACAATGGCTACTTGATAACCAGAAAAGGCAACGTTGAGCGCTGCTATGGCGGCCACTAAGGTTTTCCCCGAGCCGACATCTCCTTGTACCATTCTCAACATTGGTACGCCTTTGCTCAGATCCCGTTGAATCTCATCACAGACCCGCTGTTGGGCTCCGGTAAGGGAGAATGGCAGAGTACTTAGCAGGGCCGCCTTTTTATCTTGATGCACTTTAATAAGTGCTGCATGCTCTTGCTGGAACTGTTCTCTAAGTTGTTGCCTAACGAGGTAGTGCGCGAGTAGCTCTTCAAAAGCTAGGCGTTGCTGCGCAGGATGTTGGCCTGCCAGGATCTGTTCGACGCTTGCCTCAGGTGGCGGGAAATGAAGATACGCCAATGCACTGGCGAGAGTGTCCATACCGAACATCTGTTGGACTTCAGCAGGCAATAACTCTGATGGGCTGTAATCTTTAAGTAAATTGACTGCTTGCTCTGTAAGTGACCGGATACGAGATTGGCTTAAGCCATCCGTAAGGGGATACACAGGAGTTAATGCTTGTTCGCTTAGTTCTGTCTTACCACTATCGACGAACTCATATTCAGGGTGGTAAAACTCCAGACCACTAGATCCTAACCTGGGATCACCGTAGCAGCGTACTTGCCGCCCCTCTTCAAAGCTGTTTTTTTGACTCGCGTTGAAGTGGTAGAAACGCAGGCATGTAGTGCCACTGTTATCTTCGATGGTTACGGCTAAACTTCTGCGTTTGCCAAATACAATGTTGGTTTTTAACACCGCTCCTTGGACAACGACGCTAGTATTGGTGCGCAGCTGACTAATGGCTGTGATACGTGTCCTATCGAGATAGCGAAGAGGTAGGTGAAACAGCAAATCTTGAACACTATGAATGTCCAGCTTAGCGAGGACTTGCGCGAGCTTAGAACCTACACCTTTTAGCACCGTAACATCGATATTCGCCAATGTTGGTAGATTATTCATTGTATGTATGCGCTAACTTACTATGCCGCTATGGTCAATTGC
Protein-coding regions in this window:
- the recG gene encoding ATP-dependent DNA helicase RecG, giving the protein MNNLPTLANIDVTVLKGVGSKLAQVLAKLDIHSVQDLLFHLPLRYLDRTRITAISQLRTNTSVVVQGAVLKTNIVFGKRRSLAVTIEDNSGTTCLRFYHFNASQKNSFEEGRQVRCYGDPRLGSSGLEFYHPEYEFVDSGKTELSEQALTPVYPLTDGLSQSRIRSLTEQAVNLLKDYSPSELLPAEVQQMFGMDTLASALAYLHFPPPEASVEQILAGQHPAQQRLAFEELLAHYLVRQQLREQFQQEHAALIKVHQDKKAALLSTLPFSLTGAQQRVCDEIQRDLSKGVPMLRMVQGDVGSGKTLVAAIAALNVAFSGYQVAIVAPTEILAEQHLNNFKQWLEPLGLRICWLVGKLTAAKRRDALKTIADGEAEIIVGTHALFQEDVDFAKLGLAIIDEQHRFGVDQRLSLRKKSRLGEVPHQLVMTATPIPRTLAMTAYSELDYSVIDELPPGRKPIQTALVSQSRRAHVIERIRVACEKGTQAYWVCPLVEDSETLSAANAEQTWEQLKVALSGFNIAMVHGRLKAAEKEMVMASFKKGESQLLVATTVIEVGVDVPNATLMIIENPERLGLAQLHQLRGRVGRGSEASHCVLLYGDKLSQHAKQRLQVLRESNDGFVIAEKDLEIRGPGELLGTRQTGDMQYRLADAQQHANLIPEVHRIGEHLCVDKELSDKLIQRWIGYNKNYAQV